In the genome of Juglans microcarpa x Juglans regia isolate MS1-56 chromosome 6S, Jm3101_v1.0, whole genome shotgun sequence, the window ATGAACTATCATCCCTGCACCAAAACACTCATTTTGTTCATGAGTATTACAACCAAATTAAACAAAGCAGGGATAAACTTAGCCATTTACAACAAACCAATGATctcaaagaattgcaacaacAAGCAGAGGATGAACATGTTTACCAATTTCTGCTTGGCCTCAATGACTCCTTTTTCCAACTCAGAACACAGATTCTTGCAATGGAATCCGTTCCTCCCATCACcaaaaatttttctattcatttttcAGGAAGAGCAACAGTGTCTCCTCtacctctggccaccatcatTGGATTTGATAGCCTTCGCCGCCCATGGCCACCATCCCATGAAGACCACCCTCTGCGGCTCAAAATGTGGCAAATCCGGCCACCTGCATGACCGTTACTGGCGCATCATCAGCTACCCATTAGGTCGAGACCCACAACCCAAGCTGCGACCTTCTCTTCTCGACAAACCTCCCCTCTGGTTTGTCGCCCACCGTGAACAATGCTTGTATCTCCTCTATTTCATTGCCAGTACCTGGTTTGTTCCCGAATATCTACCAAAAGCTGCTTGACTTGCTCACTCCGATCACCTCATCAGCCAACTTCATGGGTAACGTCTCCTCCTCCCATCTTTTCTACAGCCATCGTGACTAGGTCGTGGGCAATGGTACCAACGACTACATGTGCCACGACAGAACCCTCTTCGCATAGAAGGTGTCGACACTTGTGTTTTGACCCGAAACCTAATTTTGTAAAATGTCTTTTATGTCCCTTACTTTACTTTTAATCTCCTCTCAGTCCCTCAGCTTACCATTAATCATTCTtgcattgtttcttttttctctgccaattatttttttcaggaCCCACACTCGACGAGGCTAATTGGAGCGGGTGAGCTTTGCAATGAGCTTTATGTGTACCAACCCAAACCTATTATGGTCGTCTCCATGCAAACTACTGCAAATAAAATCTTATGGCACCAAAGCCTAGGTCATCATTCCTGCTTAATCATTCCTAGTCTTTTAGATAATCCCAATGTTATTTCTGATTGTGATGTTTGTACTCATTCTAAGCACACAAaattacattttcattttcatgctaATAAAAGTACTTTTACTTTTAATCACATTTTCTATGATATATAGGGTGGTTACCATACTTCTTCACTATGTGGTGCTCATTACTTTCTTACAATCGTTGATTATTTTTCACGCACTACTTGGATTTATCTTATGCATTATAAATCTCAGGCCTATACCCTCATGCATTTCTTTACACTTATCCAAAATCAGTTCAACACCATAATTAAAACGGATAATGGACAAGAATCTCTTTCCCACAAATTTCAAACATATCTCCATGATCACGACATCATTCATGAACGTACTTGTGTTGAAACTCCGCAACAAAATAGTGTTACGGAACGGAAACACCAGCACCTCCTGAATGTTGCTTGCAATCTCACTTACCTTTGACTTTTTGGGGTGAATGTATCCTCGCCATGGCCTATCTCATCACCCGTACCCCAAGTCatattctccaaaataaatctccttttAAACTTCTCTTTAACTCTTCCCCCACCTATGATCGCATTTGCGTGTTCGGTTGCTTTTGTTATACTCAAACTCTCTGCGCTTTTGGTGATAAATTTTTCCCTCGTGCATCTAAGTGTGTCTTTCTCGACTATCCTAGCACTCATAAAGCCTACAAACTTTATAATCTCGACACTCAAGCCATCTTCTATTCTCATGATGTCACTTTCCATGAGCAACAGTTTCCCTTTCAAGAAATTCCTAATTTTACACACACTTTCCTCCCTGTCTGTGAGCCTATATTGTCATCCTCTTCTCTCACTTCTTCCATTAGCAATCACGATCCACCCCCCTTCTACTTCTCTTCGCCCTCGCCTCACAACTACCCGACCGACATATCTTCAATATTATGTCTGTCCAACCCTACACACGGAGCCTAGGACATCCTCACCCGCTGCATATCCCTCAGGTACTGCTCATCCTCTATctgattttctttcatattctcGTTTCCTACCttctcatcttaattttttaattaccctCACTACTTCTGGTGAACCTTCCTGCTATTCTACTGCTCTTCGTCATTTCCATTAATGTGAAGCTATGTTTGCTAAACTTCGTGCTCTTGAAGACAATTCAACTTGGATACTTGATCCACTATCTCCTAGTAAGAAACtcattggttgcaaatgggtatTTAAAAGTAAGCTTAAAGCAGATGGCTCCGTCAAAAGATACAAAACTCGATTAGTAGCCAAAGGCTACACTCAAGTTAAAGGTCTCAACTATCATGAGATTTTTGCTTCCGTTGCCAAAATAACCATTGTTCAGTGTTTGTTGGTTGTCGCTGCTATACAACAATGGATCATCTATCAACTTGACGTCAACAATGCTCTTTTACATGATAATCTTGATGAGGAAGTATACATGACACCTCCTCCTGATTATTGTCCCAAGGGGAAGACTTGTGTCTGCTGTCTCCGCAAATCCCTTTACAATCTCAAACAAGCATCCTGCAactggttttttaaactaactaTTGTGCTTCTTGTTGCAggtttttctcaatctcaggCAGATCATTCTTTATTCACCTTCGTCACTTCCACTAGTATCACTATTGTTCTCGTCTACGTTGATAATATTCTGGTTGCTGTCAATAATCTATCACAAATTGAGGTTTTCAAATGCGCTCTCTCCACACACTTCAAAACCAAAGATCTCGatcttctcaaatattttcttagtcACGAAGTTGTTCATTCTCCGCAAGGCATTTTCTTCAATCAACGAAAATATGCTTTTGATATCTTATTTGACAGTGGACAACTTGGTGTTCGAATCACCCATTTTTCCATGGAACAAAACTTGAAGCTCACCAATAACGACGGCACTCTTCTTTCCGATCATTGCACCCATCGACAACTTGTTGATCGTCTCATCTACCTAACTATCACATGCTCTGATATTGTATTTGCagttaacattcttaatcagtTTATGGATGCTCCTCGTGTTCTTCACATGCAAGCTGCCACTCATGTTCTTCGTTATATCAAAAGTAGTTCGAGACAAGgcatttttttctcctcctccAGTGGTTTACGTGTTACTGCCTACACCAATTTGGATTGAGCCAATTGTCCCACCACTCGTCGCTCCACCACAAGATACTTCATTCAGCTAGGCATGAGTCTCATTTCCTGGCGCATAAAAAAATAGACGACAGTTGCACGTTCTTCTACTAAAGTTTGAATACCGTGCCATGCCCGTCACCACTTGCAAACTCACCTGGTTGAAACAGCTCTTCACTGACCTTAGTGTTCCTCATTTTGAGCCCATCAGCTTATATTGTGACAATCAATTTTCCATCCACATCGCTCACAATCTTGTGTTTCTGAATGCaccaaacatattgagattGACTGTCACATTGTTCGTAAAAAGATCCAGTCAGGCCTCCTTACAGCCGTTCATACCTCCTCCCATAAGCAAATTGTCGATATCTTTACAAAAGCATTAAGATGAGAActctttcatcatttttcacacAAATTGGGCATTACGGATCTCCATGCGCCAACTCGAGGGAGAGTACTAATAGGATCACGGATCACACTTAACATCAAATCagcaacaaaatcaacaacaccATAATTTTAAGAATCAGCCATTTTACATTCTTTCCATACTTTATTTGTTACCATAGCAAGCATAGCCTcatgtatctatatatttacCAATTCTTTCATCGTAAAAAGAAGTTACAGAAATAAAAAAGTTCATGTTTTAGAAAGTTTAACACCTGGCTTCCAAAGGCATGCATGCAACGAACCAGTTTCTTCGAAATTTCAAAACGTAAGACAAATTACAATGGAAGGTATGGGATTTCTCTGCCTCCTGGGGTCGAAGTTTAAAGGCAACTGAAGCTTGATATATAAAGTTccacagaaaaaaataataataaaaaaaaaataaaaaagattcaCGATGAAACAAAGATCCATGCTGTTTAAAGACCGAGGTCCCGGTGCTGCTGCAAATAGGCCTAAAAACAAGGTTGAACTCGAAGAAATCAGCAgagtataaagaaaaaatatcgaTCCATATTTAGTTACTAAAAAGGCCATAACACATCGAGTGTATCAATCAATAGAAGTACAGGGATCAGTAAAACAGTTTCCAGTTTTGGGAAGATattacaaatttcaatacaGACTTCTGAACTTAAACTACCGACAAAACTGCAAACAAAAACTAATGCTGAGAAATTTGAGGGGCCAACCTGCAGCAATAAGATCAGACTGATGACATTTAAAATGTAGCTACTACAACGAACAAAGAATGAAAAGCATCACACTTGGAAACAGAACAGATCAACTCTCATTTGGCAATATGAGGCGATCTTGACCTTCTACCAGCTTTGCTGATCGAATAACATCTCCAGTTTTTATCTGTGGAAGAATGTCTCTCCCAACAGTTGTGTATCTGTTTATTGAAACTGGATGTTAAAGAGAGAAATGATGAAGCCATCAATAGGAAATAGCTTTTTCTCCCCCAAGGGAACTCAAAAAGTTATTACTGCCATGAAAAGTCAAAGAGTCTTAAAATCATACCCAAACACTGAAAATTGCCCTTCATCAAATGACAACCCTCCCAAGCCAGCCTATTAAATGCATGTGCATCACAGCACAGGTGAAGCTATAAGttcaaaaatagagaaaataataatttctccCCAACAGAGAGAATACATTGAACAAGAACTAAACTCAAACTTCCGCATTTCAATTTCAGTCTTACAAAATCCTGCAAAAAGCCTGAacttgaaaatcaatttaaacaTATCATTGGGTTGAACTTACATTTCTTTTATCATAAAGATAGAAGAAAAACTGATATGGCGATGAGCAATCCTCAGAGACTTCACTATGTGCCATTGCAACCGCCCCATAAACAGAGAGCGGAAGAACTGGCAGTTCTCCATCCTTTTAagcagagaaaaaaggaaagaaaatgagacgCATTACTTGCAAGAAATCTCTTGTTGATACAAGAGATTGACATACCTGCACATTTAATGTTGTTCTGTACAAGGGCTCAAATTGCCCAGATGGCTTTATCTCTAAAGGAACACTGTAACCTTTATTCTTGTCAAGCCCATTATCCGAAATAACAGCTTGGTCGGTACGGCTAAGTTTTGCCCCGTCATATGTCCCATCAATTACCTGAAGTATTGCCAATTGATCATCTGTTCCTTTCAAATAACATTTAAAAGCACAATAAATTCCAAGAATTCAGATTCACCAGAAAAAGAAGGGGTGGGAAAGATTAAACTTTATGGCACAAACATAGCCAAAAACTAGGATTTTGGTGTGGCCGAATCTCAATAAATTAGAACTTCACTTTGTTTGTCAATCTGTTATCATATCCACAATAGGCTCTATTTCTCATAAGCTTGTCAGATCTTCATACTTATAATCCTTGCATCCCTATTTTTTCCCTCCTTACTTTTATGGGAAGAAAGAGTTTTCCACTAAATGTAACACTcacaaaccaagaaaaaaaaattctttcagcAAAGTATCACATCATCTGGCCAAATTAAAGCGATTCTGAGATGAAACAATAAGTTACATCTACTACAAAACAAGATActgtaaaagtaaaaatatgaTGGTTAACACATTAACTACATGATTGAACCTtgaagtgaaaaatgaaaattatccCTCCAAGTATACATACATTTatgggtgtgtgtgtgcgtgtgtgtgtgtgtgtgcagcCCAAGAGTGAGGATCAACTACCTTACCAGCTTTGCGAAATTCCCTGCCGTTAATGGTGCTGAATATCCATCTACAACAACCTGAATGAAGAGGTAAAGTCAATGCCTTGGTCCAGCCACCACGTTGGCACATAAAATCTACATTTTTAATAGTACAAGAGGGAAGAGTTGTTGACCATTTAAACATTTCACAGAGTGCAACCAAAAGCAAAATCTCATCCCATGAGTACTCCAACTGGCTCCGTTGGGAAATAAATGGAACAGTAGACTTTAATGCTGTTATGATGAGGCTTTACAAGCAGGCACACACACTTGATGAGcgcacacacatacacagtTACTGTTGAATACCAACATCTTAAATTAATACACCATCAAAGACAATGCAAATCGTCAAGCATCGGCTTCAGAACTAATTATAATCAATGCCCAGACATTATTTGACTTCCGAATCCTACGCACAATGCACAAATGGTTCATATTGTGGTGCCCTCTGTTTGTACACAGTTGAAGTGAATATCCACCGGAGTTAGCAGGCAGCGTATAAGAACATTGTAACAGAAATTAACAAGGGAAGTGGAAACAATTTCAATCGGCCGCTCCTATGCAAGATGCCTAATGTCTACCATTTTGAAGATGGGTATGTCATTCACTTATTATGTAAGGAGAAAGAGTTCCCAGATTCTCTGATTGTCATGTTACATCTTTCAAAGAGAACTCTGGCTTGAGGTTCTAATTGGTTGTTCCAGCACCAAGAAGTCAACAGTAAAGCTGTCGGTGACAGTGTTAAGCCCCTCAATGATGTGCAAATAATACAAGATCTCAAGATTCCAGAGATCAAACAAATTGTGCCAATAAATGCATAATTTGTTAATATACATCCAATGTCATAAAACAATTATGTGCAAGATTGcccaatacaataatttatCCTTCTAGAAATGTAAGTTTTAACATACCTGAATTGTGGCAGTCTTTCTTGGTTCACCACTAGCTTCTGGAGAAAATGTTGAACCGTCTCCTTTCTCAATTGTAAATTCAACAATTCCTCTCCCAGTAAGCCTACAAATTAGCAAGAAAGCTATTACTTGTTCAAAAAACTTATGGACAATGGCAAATGCTACTTAGCAGACCAAATGAGGTTTTCCATTGCGGTTTAAACGTTTCCATGTGACATCCAAACAGCTAATAAATGTCTCAAATATCCCCAAAAGAGTTAGTGTAGAGATCTCTACTGACTTACAAATAATCACTAAAAATCTgctagaaaaatttaatttgtgcCTCATATATTAGTCCTCATCAAGTTAATTCGGAAATATCAGCTGAAAATCTCTGGAAAAGACTGACCTTGGATATTTCAAGTACTGCCCGGGCAATAAAAATGACAAGCCTGGAGCCTGTTACAAACAATATTAAGTTGAGATTTGGATCACTTATGCTATTATGGTGATAAATGTAGCTGTCATATATATCTTTTTGAACGGTAGCAAATGTAGCTGTTATATGAATACATTAAATGGCCTTTAAGTCAAAAACACTTCAGGTTTCCAACAACAAACAGAAGCAAAAATCTGAGGAATTATCTCAAGTATCATTATATGCCTTCCAAGAAGCATCCCTCTTTTGATCTTAAATACACATTTTAAGTAATGCTACTCATAAGACCATGGGCGTCATACCCATGTAACACCAATAATGTTGCAAGCACGTATctccttaaaaaaattgaaatttgaaaatccaACCATAACATTGAAATCATACATGGATTAAGAGTTACGAAAGTAATATATCGCACTGATGAGTTCCATTTACCTGCAACAACTCCAGCTCTGCAACAGTATCAAGTGAAGATGCCAGGCCTAATGATACTTTATCTGGGTCCTGGTCCTTTATAGATACAAGAAGGGCTTGCAATCCACCCTGGTAAACCAACGGAACTTCAATAATATTCTGGCTGGCTTGACAGTCAACCATAACAACTAAGTTTGTCAAGATATTACTAAACAATTTAAAGACCTTTATAACCATCAAAACTTCTTTGCTAATTGATCAACCAATAGGGATATTCTAGATTCTGTATAATGGTTCTGAAGAAAGATAGAAATACAATATTGTGATGACAGCCGTCATGTAAATTGAGAGAGATTCTTTCTTCCGAAGTAACTTTGCATACCTTCCCATCAATAAGCGATGCATACAAGGTGGAACCCTTTTCCTTCAGGTCGA includes:
- the LOC121237416 gene encoding peptidyl-prolyl cis-trans isomerase CYP37, chloroplastic isoform X2, which translates into the protein MAFPLSSAIFYHKLSLHVFIPPSVPKRVSLSTHFTVCSNQMLSKDPARKGRSRIPCFSKRKFSEEVAERHDFPANFYMSICRFGLKKLENLIAVILICVQISSPLPLFGWDSFSISPARAVLYSPDTKVPRTGELALRKAIPANTNMKAIQDSLEDISYLLRIPQRKPYGTMEGNVKKALKIAVDEKDSVLASLPVDLKEKGSTLYASLIDGKGGLQALLVSIKDQDPDKVSLGLASSLDTVAELELLQAPGLSFLLPGQYLKYPRLTGRGIVEFTIEKGDGSTFSPEASGEPRKTATIQVVVDGYSAPLTAGNFAKLVIDGTYDGAKLSRTDQAVISDNGLDKNKGYSVPLEIKPSGQFEPLYRTTLNVQDGELPVLPLSVYGAVAMAHSEVSEDCSSPYQFFFYLYDKRNAGLGGLSFDEGQFSVFGYTTVGRDILPQIKTGDVIRSAKLVEGQDRLILPNES
- the LOC121237416 gene encoding peptidyl-prolyl cis-trans isomerase CYP37, chloroplastic isoform X1 translates to MAFPLSSAIFYHKLSLHVFIPPSVPKRVSLSTHFTVCSNQMLSKDPARKGRSRIPCFSKRKFSEEVAERHDFPANFYMSICRFGLKKLENLIAVILICVQISSPLPLFGWDSFSISPARAVLYSPDTKVPRTGELALRKAIPANTNMKAIQDSLEDISYLLRIPQRKPYGTMEGNVKKALKIAVDEKDSVLASLPVDLKEKGSTLYASLIDGKGGLQALLVSIKDQDPDKVSLGLASSLDTVAELELLQAPGLSFLLPGQYLKYPRLTGRGIVEFTIEKGDGSTFSPEASGEPRKTATIQVVVDGYSAPLTAGNFAKLVIDGTYDGAKLSRTDQAVISDNGLDKNKGYSVPLEIKPSGQFEPLYRTTLNVQDGELPVLPLSVYGAVAMAHSEVSEDCSSPYQFFFYLYDKRNAGLGGLSFDEGQFSVFGFNKQIHNCWERHSSTDKNWRCYSISKAGRRSRSPHIAK